Part of the Catalinimonas alkaloidigena genome is shown below.
ATACCATGCAGGAACTGATCATTCAAGGCTTTCCTTCGGAGGAAAAGTTTAAGCAGGATATGCTGCAGTCAGAAGTACAGCTTATCACAGAAGAACAGCAGGCCAGGTCTAATGTGAATTTTGCCCGTTATTATTTTCTTTCCGGCTACGTGCCTCAGATGAACAGCGAAGATAATCACGACTGGTATGTAGCCGGCCCTCAGGATGTCACCTTTTTCTCCAGCGGCCCATCCGGCGGATTGGTCAGGGCTTTTAGAAATGCAAACCGCAGCCAGGGCCTGCTCAGGCCAGTGAGGACAAACTCATCCATGCCGGACTCTCTTTGGCAACAGTTGAAGACAGCCAGTGATTCGGTAACTCAGGATAGTCTGTTGAGCAAAAAGAAGAAGTAGGAAGCGGAGACCTGAGTTGGAAGAGCGGGAATCCTGACTTCCTGTATATTTATCAATCATTTTACCATAAGCCCCAACATATTTAACCTACACCATTTATGAAAAAGTCTGCTAAAAAAGTTACGGGTATTGGAGGTATATTCTTCAAAACCAAAGATCCGGCCGGAATGAAAGATTGGTACAGCCAGCATTTGGGGTTAATGACCAATGAGTACGGCTCTCTGTTTGAATTTATCCAATCTGATAAACCCGATCAGAAAGGCTATCTGCAATGGAGTCCTTTTGATGAGAATACCGAATATTTCAGGCCTTCTGAAAAAGAGTTTATGATCAATTATCGGGTAGAAAATATTGAGACGTTGGTAGAGGAGCTCAAAGCCAGCGGAGTGAAAGTTTTGGATGAAATAGAAAGCTATGAGTATGGTAAGTTTGTGCATATCCTTGATCCTGAAAATAATAAAATAGAACTTTGGGAACCCGTAGATAGTGTTTTTACTAAACTTTATGAAGGCAAGACCACTAAGTAAATGCTTGGTTTTTTATGATCTATTTTTACCTCATACCGCGCTTTTTATGCGAACATTATTTTCAATTTGTAGTCTGTTGGTGATATTTAGTATGCTAGCATGCAGTAGTTCCGACTCACAGGAACAAAGCTCTTCAACAGTTGCTGAGATAAAGACTGCAACAGAAATAAGGCGTGATGGGGTAAATATCGCTTATGAGAATTGCGGTACTCAGGATACGACTTTACTTTTTGTCCATGGCTGGTGCATTGATCAGTCTTACTGGACTTCTCAGGTAGATGCGTTTTGTGGAGATTATCGGGTGGTGACCATGGACCTACCCGGTTTTGGCATGTCAGGAAAAAAGCGGGACAGTTGGAAAATAGAAGATTACGGACAGGATGTCGCTGCCGTAATTAATCAGCTTGATTTGCAAAATGTAGTGCTCATCGGGCATTCCATGGGAGGCGACATCATTCTGGAAGCTGCACTGGCTGAGCCTGAATCAGTGATTGCGCTGATAGGCATAGA
Proteins encoded:
- a CDS encoding alpha/beta fold hydrolase, with amino-acid sequence MRTLFSICSLLVIFSMLACSSSDSQEQSSSTVAEIKTATEIRRDGVNIAYENCGTQDTTLLFVHGWCIDQSYWTSQVDAFCGDYRVVTMDLPGFGMSGKKRDSWKIEDYGQDVAAVINQLDLQNVVLIGHSMGGDIILEAALAEPESVIALIGIDNFKEVGVETTEEMQTEIDSFMTMIERDFANTATAYAYQALFHPTTDSAVVKRVTEDFRAADSVVATASLKALMDYGPKEKEQLSNLDKKLYLINSNATPTAIEGLEETGVDYDLIDIHDSGHYPMIEQAEELNRLLRQVLNKI
- a CDS encoding carboxypeptidase-like regulatory domain-containing protein yields the protein MLRLFLLLLFLSAHVIHDACAQAEKRKVWGEIKDAQSYEAIPIANISTSGQGTFTDLDGHFSLIIAPKDTLRISHISYYPFEIVVKEIEKDTLIVLLIPRVNTMQELIIQGFPSEEKFKQDMLQSEVQLITEEQQARSNVNFARYYFLSGYVPQMNSEDNHDWYVAGPQDVTFFSSGPSGGLVRAFRNANRSQGLLRPVRTNSSMPDSLWQQLKTASDSVTQDSLLSKKKK
- a CDS encoding VOC family protein; the protein is MKKSAKKVTGIGGIFFKTKDPAGMKDWYSQHLGLMTNEYGSLFEFIQSDKPDQKGYLQWSPFDENTEYFRPSEKEFMINYRVENIETLVEELKASGVKVLDEIESYEYGKFVHILDPENNKIELWEPVDSVFTKLYEGKTTK